Below is a genomic region from Bacillus mycoides.
CGGTAGTCTAATTAAGATCAAAGTAGAAAATATGCGTGAACAGCATACTGCTTTATTAGATGAACCTACCATGGTACCTGAACAAACGAATCAGCCAATAGAGAAACAACCGTATGGTATTGTAACTGTAGCTATGGGATCGGGTATTAAAACTCTATTTGAGAGCATTGGTGCAACGAAAGTTATCGAAGGTGGCCAAACGATGAATCCGAGTACGGAGGATATTGTGAAGGCGATTGAAGAGGCAAATGCTGAAAAAATCATCATCTTACCAAATAACGGGAATATCGTGATGGCAGCAGAACAAGCAGCGTCAGTTGTAGAACAAGAAGTTATTGTTATTCGTTCAAAAACAGTTCCTCAAGGTATGGCTGCAATGTTAGCATTTAATCCAGTTGGAACGCTAGAAGAGAATGAAGAAAACATGAAAGAAGCTTTAACTCATGTGAAAACAGGTCAGATTACGTATGCTGTTCGTGATACGGAAATTGACGGTGTAGCGATTCAAAAAGATGATTTCATGTGTATTGCAGATGGGAAAATTGTATCTACAAATGCTGAGAAAGTAGGAGCTGCAAAGCAATTACTAGAAGCGCTAATTGATGAGGATTCTGAAATCGTAACGATTCTACAAGGTGAAGATGCAACAGATGAAGAAGTGGCTAAATTAGTTGCGTTTGTAGAAGAGAACTTTGAAGATGCAGAAGTAGAAGTACATGCAGGGAACCAACCGGTGTATTCTTTCATCTTCTCTGTAGAATAAGAAAAGATTCGATTTGAAAATAAATGGGTTACTTACTTGCTAATGGATAAGAAATAGTGATATGAAGTTTATTACTAGTTTTTATTCAAAAGGCTAGCATATTGATGATAGAAAAGAGCCTTGCTGCTAATAGTGAGGCTCTTTTCTTACGTATTGTACAACTTTGTTTTATCCCGCTATTTGTGGGCAGTAAAACTTCCACCCCCTATATTCGGCTGGAGCAAAGAAGTTAAGTGGGAGATTAACTGCCCGTAAACGCCCACTGATTATAGTTTCACTTTATACAGAGGGATTAGAGTAGTTTCTCTTAGAATGCCTATGATAGAATATATAAGGTGAAAGAGAGCGATTACAGATGTCAATGATAATAATGGATAATCAATAGAATGAATCAAAGAAAATAATGTGACGGAGCGTGAGAATCTTGAATGAAGTTGTACAAGTTCCTGTTACGGATGTAAAGGGAATCGGAGGAGAAACATCTGAGTTGTTACACGAGATGGGAATTTATACAGTTTCTCATCTATTAGAACATTTTCCGTACCGCTATGAAGACTATGCGATGAAAGATCTTGCTGAAGTAAAGCATGACGAGCGTGTAACGGTTGAGGGGAAAGTTCATAGTGCTCCTTTACTGCAATATTATGGGAAGAAGAAGTCACGTCTTACAGTTCGTGTTCTCGTCGGTCGTTATTTAATTACAGCTGTATGTTTTAATAGACCATACTATAAACAAAAGTTAAATTTAGATGAAACGGTAACGATTACTGGTAAATGGGATCAGCATCGCCAAACAATTGCTGTATCAGAACTGAATTTTGGACCGGTTGTACGACAACAAGAAGTAGAACCTGTATATTCAGTGAAAGGAAAACTGACAGTAAAACAGATGCGCCGGTTTGTTGCACAAGCATTTAAGGAGTATGGAGATTCTATAGTCGAAGTGTTACCAGATGGTTTGTTAAGTCGATATAAATTATTATCACGCTATGAAGCGCTCAGAGGGTTACATTTTCCAGTGGGACAGGAAGACTTAAAGCAAGCGCGTCGCCGTTTTGTATATGAGGAGTTTTTCTTGTTTCAGTTGAAAATGCAAACATTACGGAAAATGGAAAGGGAAAACTCGAAAGGGACGAAAAAGGAAATTTCATTAGTAGAATTGCAAGAGTTTACTGATGCGCTTCCGTTTCCATTAACTGGCGCACAACGCCGGGTTGTAGATGAAATAATGAAAGATATGATATCTCCGTACCGAATGAATCGATTATTGCAAGGGGATGTAGGTTCTGGGAAAACAGTTGTTGCTGCGATTGCTCTTTATGCGGCGAAATTGGCTCATTATCAAGGTGCTTTGATGGTTCCTACAGAAATTTTAGCTGAGCAACATTATCAGTCGCTCACGGAGACGTTTTCACATTTCGGTATGAAGGTTGAATTGCTAACAAGTTCTGTTAAAGGTGCGAGACGTCGAGAAATTTTGTCGAGATTAGAACAAGGAGAAGTAGACATCCTTGTTGGAACGCACGCTTTAATTCAAGACGAAGTTATATTTCATAGGTTAGGTCTCGTTATTACCGATGAACAGCATCGATTTGGTGTGGCGCAGCGCCGGGTTTTACGTGAGAAAGGTGAAAGTCCAGATGTATTGTTTATGACGGCGACCCCAATCCCGCGTACGTTAGCTATCACTGCATTTGGAGAGATGGACGTTTCTATTATCGACGAAATGCCAGCTGGTAGAAAGGTAATCGAAACGTACTGGGCAAAACATGATATGTTAGATCGTGTCCTCGGCTTTGTGGAGAAAGAGATAAAAAAAGGAAGACAGGCATATGTTATTTGCCCTCTTATTGAAGAGTCTGAGAAGCTTGATGTACAAAATGCTATCGACTTACATAGTATGCTGACTCATCATTATCAAGGGAAATGCCAAGTTGGATTAATGCATGGGAGACTATCATCTCAAGAAAAAGAAGAGATAATGGGACAGTTTAGTGAAAATAAAGTGCAAATTCTTGTGTCGACAACAGTTGTTGAAGTAGGCGTGAATGTACCAAATGCGACTGTTATGGTTATTTATGACGCGGAACGTTTCGGTTTATCACAGCTCCATCAGCTGAGGGGGCGTGTTGGGCGTGGTAGTGAACAATCATATTGTTTATTAATTGCGGACCCGAAATCAGAAACGGGAAAAGAAAGAATGCGCATTATGACTGAAACAAATGATGGATTTGTATTGTCAGAAAAAGATTTAGAGTTACGAGGTCCTGGGGATTTCTTTGGAAGTAAGCAAAGTGGTCTACCAGAATTTAAGGTTGCTGATATGGTAC
It encodes:
- the recG gene encoding ATP-dependent DNA helicase RecG, which encodes MNEVVQVPVTDVKGIGGETSELLHEMGIYTVSHLLEHFPYRYEDYAMKDLAEVKHDERVTVEGKVHSAPLLQYYGKKKSRLTVRVLVGRYLITAVCFNRPYYKQKLNLDETVTITGKWDQHRQTIAVSELNFGPVVRQQEVEPVYSVKGKLTVKQMRRFVAQAFKEYGDSIVEVLPDGLLSRYKLLSRYEALRGLHFPVGQEDLKQARRRFVYEEFFLFQLKMQTLRKMERENSKGTKKEISLVELQEFTDALPFPLTGAQRRVVDEIMKDMISPYRMNRLLQGDVGSGKTVVAAIALYAAKLAHYQGALMVPTEILAEQHYQSLTETFSHFGMKVELLTSSVKGARRREILSRLEQGEVDILVGTHALIQDEVIFHRLGLVITDEQHRFGVAQRRVLREKGESPDVLFMTATPIPRTLAITAFGEMDVSIIDEMPAGRKVIETYWAKHDMLDRVLGFVEKEIKKGRQAYVICPLIEESEKLDVQNAIDLHSMLTHHYQGKCQVGLMHGRLSSQEKEEIMGQFSENKVQILVSTTVVEVGVNVPNATVMVIYDAERFGLSQLHQLRGRVGRGSEQSYCLLIADPKSETGKERMRIMTETNDGFVLSEKDLELRGPGDFFGSKQSGLPEFKVADMVHDYRALETARQDAAILVDSEAFWHNDQYASLRTYLDGTGVFQGEKLD